The following coding sequences lie in one Streptomyces sp. NBC_00510 genomic window:
- a CDS encoding cupin domain-containing protein yields the protein MKVFRFERGEWAVTGHGSTGLHATRLATGEGPLHLTCLSVGPGGVIGTHPAPVPQMFLVIAGEGWIARPDGNRVRIAAGEGVRWEQGEDHTSGTDVGFTALAIEGASIELFEPMAVPNPAAPDAR from the coding sequence ATGAAGGTCTTCCGTTTCGAGCGCGGCGAATGGGCTGTCACCGGGCACGGCAGCACCGGGCTCCACGCGACGCGCCTCGCCACCGGCGAAGGACCGTTGCACCTCACCTGCCTGAGCGTTGGGCCAGGCGGCGTCATCGGCACGCACCCGGCGCCCGTGCCCCAGATGTTCCTCGTCATCGCGGGCGAGGGCTGGATCGCCCGCCCCGACGGGAACCGCGTACGCATCGCTGCCGGTGAGGGAGTTCGATGGGAGCAGGGGGAGGACCACACCTCGGGTACCGACGTCGGCTTCACGGCGCTCGCGATCGAAGGCGCCTCCATCGAACTCTTCGAGCCCATGGCCGTACCGAACCCCGCCGCCCCGGACGCCCGCTGA
- a CDS encoding PLP-dependent aminotransferase family protein has product MLGTWQEGPGPAHQRLSDRLRLLVLDGRLPLGSTLPSERDLATALSTSRTTVGAAYRTLVEHGYLATQARARTTVRLPDDTPPERRAGTDSATIDLSFAAPPAPVEILHAAFAAALEQLPRHFERHGYDRNGTAELREAVAHWYRRRGLPTAPDHILITNGAQHALALLARTLLSPRDQVLIDHPTYPHAIATFTEVRARLLPVGVASSGWDTAQLQAAGRIASLAYLIPDFHNPTGLCMPTSVRQSLGLACPTVIDETMTDLALDRPSPEPFALHMPTAISIGSVSKSIWGGLRIGWIRATPALLERVQQTRHATDLGTPVVEQLATAVLLNEDQTQRPGALGQLRSQRDALRQALAEHLPGLHAPQPAGGMTLWATFPQPISSRLAAIAPDYGVTIAAGPRFGIGGAFERNIRLPYALPPSQLTRAIRGLAQAEQALTHGASGAHSPAPVA; this is encoded by the coding sequence ATGCTGGGGACCTGGCAGGAAGGGCCTGGTCCGGCGCATCAGCGCCTCTCCGACAGGCTGCGGCTGCTGGTCCTGGACGGCCGTCTCCCGCTCGGCTCGACCCTGCCGAGCGAGCGTGACCTGGCCACCGCCCTCTCCACCAGCAGAACCACCGTCGGCGCCGCATACCGCACTCTGGTCGAGCACGGATACCTCGCCACACAGGCGCGCGCCAGGACGACCGTGCGGCTCCCCGACGACACGCCACCCGAGCGCCGGGCCGGCACGGACTCGGCGACCATCGACCTGTCCTTCGCCGCACCACCCGCGCCCGTCGAGATCCTCCACGCTGCGTTCGCGGCCGCTCTCGAACAGCTACCACGGCACTTCGAGCGGCACGGCTACGACCGGAACGGCACCGCGGAGCTGCGCGAAGCGGTGGCCCACTGGTACCGGCGGCGCGGCCTGCCCACGGCGCCCGATCACATCCTGATCACCAACGGCGCGCAGCACGCGCTTGCCCTTCTGGCACGAACGCTCCTGTCACCACGCGACCAGGTCCTGATCGACCATCCGACCTACCCGCACGCGATAGCCACGTTCACCGAGGTACGCGCTCGTCTTCTGCCCGTCGGTGTGGCGTCCTCGGGCTGGGACACCGCGCAACTCCAGGCAGCGGGCCGCATCGCGAGCCTGGCCTACCTGATACCCGACTTCCACAATCCGACAGGGTTGTGCATGCCCACGAGCGTCCGCCAGAGCCTCGGACTCGCCTGTCCCACAGTCATCGACGAAACCATGACCGACCTGGCCCTGGACAGACCGAGCCCGGAACCCTTCGCGCTCCACATGCCGACCGCCATCAGCATCGGCTCGGTTTCCAAGAGCATCTGGGGCGGCCTGCGCATCGGCTGGATCCGTGCGACGCCCGCCCTCCTGGAACGCGTCCAGCAGACCCGTCACGCCACGGATCTCGGCACCCCCGTCGTCGAGCAACTCGCCACGGCCGTCCTCCTGAACGAGGACCAGACCCAGCGGCCCGGTGCACTCGGGCAACTGAGGTCGCAACGCGACGCACTGCGGCAGGCACTCGCCGAGCACCTACCGGGCCTCCACGCCCCGCAGCCGGCCGGCGGCATGACGCTCTGGGCGACGTTCCCCCAGCCCATCAGCTCACGCCTGGCCGCCATCGCGCCCGACTACGGAGTGACCATCGCGGCCGGACCGCGTTTCGGGATCGGAGGCGCCTTCGAACGGAACATCCGACTGCCGTACGCGCTCCCTCCGAGTCAGCTGACCCGGGCGATCCGCGGCCTCGCACAGGCGGAACAGGCACTCACCCACGGCGCTAGCGGAGCTCACAGCCCGGCACCCGTTGCATGA
- a CDS encoding VCBS repeat-containing protein, translating into MTHRNPSRRLLAGTVALVIATIAGPLTLPAVADAGSGTEAVRTASGATGAAVLPPGSEVVTAGTTGFLSSTREYDLLWTRYADGSTTSLGHDVWKSRDLRHGSVSDVMATERGVLGQDADHGVELRDMSTGAVSFVTLGKNRAFIGSVGATVLACAWSSQGIDCGALRLLALVDGAQTERAVTGLPDGAASVSVVSTAPGSLVLRYRGGGGTDTDFHHAVVDLSSGVATPSRLTSPAGHAEAAAHSPAYLATLSDHSAASQLRVENRTTGAVTQIDTHREVFTPLVGLVGDWVLHGPSTSLAVGSADADHSLRAVPVGGGAGRKILDHATSLTPTPDGGVLVMGGTLAQGEGVYRVFPGADGVPLTELVAGTGQPLGITLVNSSVPAVATLDPAPWKARWQLSRPNAEVTLTLRHTATGTYNRSYLYPSSLAGPVRMDGNGLISMDWTGWTDSGSAAPNGSYTWQLVAKPLNGLGPDLTVSGTFKVTRRPAPHDHTDNGSPDLLARDSAGVLWREDTFHVPWSPKLHGTNRVKVGGGWNTYNRIAAVGNIAGGPAGDLVARDKSGALWLFQGTGKGGFTARARIGTGWNAYTQLTGMSDLSGDGKADLVARDKSGVLWLYKGTGNGKAPYAARKRISGGWNTYTQIAAVGNIAGGPAGDLVARDKSGALWLFQGTGKGGFTARARIGTGWNAYTQLIGIGDSNVDGKQDLLAIDQKGYAWRYRGTGNAKAPFAAREAADLFFGRHYNTIV; encoded by the coding sequence GTGACGCACAGGAACCCGTCCCGCAGGCTGCTCGCGGGGACGGTGGCGCTCGTCATTGCCACGATCGCCGGGCCCCTCACGCTGCCCGCGGTCGCGGATGCCGGGAGCGGTACCGAAGCGGTCCGGACGGCGTCCGGGGCCACCGGCGCCGCAGTGCTGCCGCCGGGCTCGGAGGTCGTCACGGCCGGCACGACGGGGTTCCTGTCGTCGACCCGCGAGTACGACCTGCTGTGGACCCGTTACGCCGACGGTTCGACGACCAGCCTGGGCCACGACGTCTGGAAGTCGCGCGACCTGCGCCACGGTTCGGTGTCCGACGTGATGGCCACGGAGCGCGGCGTCCTCGGCCAGGACGCCGACCACGGCGTGGAACTGCGGGACATGTCCACCGGAGCGGTTTCCTTCGTCACCCTGGGCAAGAACCGCGCTTTCATCGGGTCCGTCGGTGCGACGGTGCTGGCCTGTGCCTGGTCGTCCCAGGGCATCGACTGCGGCGCCCTGCGGCTGCTGGCCCTCGTGGACGGCGCGCAGACCGAACGGGCGGTCACGGGGCTTCCCGACGGCGCCGCATCGGTGTCCGTGGTGTCCACCGCCCCCGGCTCCCTCGTGCTCCGGTACAGGGGCGGCGGGGGCACGGACACGGATTTCCACCACGCGGTGGTCGACCTCTCCTCCGGCGTCGCGACACCCTCGCGCCTCACGAGCCCCGCCGGGCATGCCGAGGCCGCCGCCCATTCCCCGGCGTACCTCGCCACCCTGTCCGACCACTCGGCCGCCTCGCAGTTGCGCGTGGAGAACCGGACCACCGGCGCCGTCACGCAGATCGACACGCACCGAGAGGTGTTCACACCCCTGGTGGGCCTGGTCGGGGACTGGGTCCTGCACGGCCCCAGCACCTCGCTGGCGGTCGGTTCCGCCGACGCGGACCACTCGTTGCGGGCGGTTCCGGTCGGCGGGGGAGCCGGCCGCAAGATCCTCGACCACGCCACCTCGCTCACGCCCACCCCCGACGGCGGGGTACTGGTGATGGGCGGCACCCTCGCCCAGGGCGAAGGCGTCTACCGGGTGTTCCCCGGTGCCGACGGCGTGCCGCTCACGGAGCTGGTTGCCGGTACCGGCCAGCCGCTGGGCATCACCCTGGTGAACTCCAGCGTCCCCGCCGTGGCCACGCTCGACCCGGCGCCGTGGAAGGCGAGGTGGCAGCTGTCGCGTCCCAACGCGGAGGTGACCCTCACCCTCCGCCACACCGCCACGGGCACCTACAACAGGTCGTACCTGTACCCGTCCAGCCTCGCCGGGCCGGTCCGGATGGACGGCAACGGGCTGATCTCCATGGACTGGACGGGGTGGACCGACAGTGGTTCCGCCGCCCCCAACGGTTCCTACACCTGGCAGCTCGTCGCGAAGCCGCTCAACGGCCTTGGGCCGGACCTGACGGTCAGCGGCACCTTCAAGGTCACGCGCCGGCCGGCGCCGCACGACCACACCGACAACGGGTCCCCGGACCTCCTGGCCCGGGACAGCGCCGGAGTGCTGTGGCGTGAGGACACCTTCCACGTGCCGTGGAGCCCGAAGCTGCACGGCACGAACCGGGTGAAGGTCGGCGGGGGCTGGAACACCTACAACCGCATCGCCGCGGTCGGGAACATCGCGGGTGGTCCGGCGGGCGATCTGGTGGCCCGTGACAAGTCCGGCGCGCTGTGGCTCTTCCAGGGCACCGGCAAGGGCGGCTTCACCGCCCGCGCCCGCATCGGCACCGGATGGAACGCCTACACCCAGCTGACGGGCATGAGCGACCTTTCCGGTGACGGCAAGGCCGATCTGGTGGCCCGTGACAAGTCCGGCGTGCTGTGGCTCTACAAGGGCACCGGCAACGGGAAGGCTCCGTACGCCGCCCGCAAGAGGATCAGCGGGGGCTGGAACACGTACACCCAGATCGCCGCGGTCGGGAACATCGCGGGTGGTCCGGCGGGCGATCTGGTGGCCCGTGACAAGTCCGGCGCGCTGTGGCTCTTCCAGGGCACCGGCAAGGGCGGCTTCACCGCCCGCGCCCGCATCGGCACCGGATGGAACGCCTACACCCAGCTGATCGGCATCGGCGACAGCAACGTGGACGGCAAGCAGGACCTCCTCGCCATCGACCAGAAGGGCTACGCCTGGCGCTACCGCGGCACCGGGAACGCCAAGGCCCCCTTCGCGGCACGTGAGGCGGCCGACCTCTTCTTCGGGCGGCACTACAACACCATCGTCTGA
- a CDS encoding PadR family transcriptional regulator — translation MVRARHPSPQTAAVLVALAEAGAGWSHGYDLCRALGLKAGTVYPILIRLAERGQVETSWETDPPRGRPARHLYRLTAAGAELARTVTAPGRAGAAAPAPGAGRLAPGTA, via the coding sequence ATGGTGCGCGCGCGACATCCCTCACCGCAGACCGCGGCCGTGCTCGTCGCCCTTGCCGAGGCAGGTGCGGGCTGGTCGCACGGCTACGACCTGTGCCGCGCCCTCGGCCTGAAGGCGGGCACGGTCTACCCGATCCTCATCCGCCTCGCCGAGCGCGGGCAGGTGGAGACGTCCTGGGAGACCGACCCGCCCCGCGGGCGGCCGGCCCGGCACCTGTACCGGCTCACCGCCGCGGGCGCCGAGCTCGCGCGCACCGTCACCGCGCCGGGGCGTGCCGGCGCCGCCGCGCCCGCTCCGGGCGCGGGCCGCCTCGCGCCCGGGACCGCCTGA
- a CDS encoding VCBS repeat-containing protein: MTPAFKPPAALGSGWGVYNQIAGGDDLDGDGNGDLVTRTVDGAVYIYKGLGQGRFAQRTQGIWRSGWQEADVIFGAGGNPAYGKSRIQALGTDGKLYTYQSLGNGLLAPRRQAPSPHYCNVASGVGTKMFTLASDVALDNRPEMLAVCNDGVLTGGSEGQYSIGKGWGIYNALVGPGDLTGDGKGDLLARDKSGYLYLYRSTTSQFPPSVPAFASRVKVGTGWGVYDRIVGAGDYTGDGRADIVARTPAGDLYLYAGTGSTSAPFKPRLKVGYGWQIYSKLAAIGDVDGDGRGDLLAADRSGNLYRYSSTGAATGSGAFRARVRIGGGWNIYRELQ, translated from the coding sequence GTGACGCCGGCGTTCAAGCCGCCCGCCGCGCTCGGCTCCGGTTGGGGCGTGTACAACCAGATCGCCGGCGGCGACGACTTGGACGGTGACGGCAACGGCGACCTCGTGACCAGAACGGTCGACGGGGCGGTCTACATCTACAAGGGGCTCGGCCAGGGCCGTTTCGCGCAGCGGACCCAGGGCATATGGAGAAGCGGTTGGCAGGAGGCCGATGTGATCTTCGGCGCCGGCGGAAATCCCGCCTACGGCAAGTCCCGTATCCAGGCTCTCGGCACCGACGGCAAGCTCTACACGTACCAGTCGCTCGGCAACGGCTTGCTGGCTCCGCGTCGTCAGGCGCCTTCGCCCCACTACTGCAACGTCGCTTCGGGCGTCGGCACGAAGATGTTCACCCTCGCCTCCGACGTCGCCCTCGACAACCGCCCCGAGATGCTCGCGGTGTGCAACGACGGCGTGCTGACCGGCGGATCGGAGGGCCAGTACAGCATCGGCAAGGGGTGGGGTATCTACAACGCGCTGGTCGGCCCCGGAGACCTCACCGGCGATGGCAAGGGCGACCTGCTCGCACGGGATAAATCCGGCTATCTCTACCTCTACCGAAGCACCACCTCGCAGTTCCCCCCGTCCGTCCCGGCCTTCGCCTCCCGGGTCAAGGTCGGCACGGGCTGGGGCGTCTACGACCGGATCGTCGGCGCGGGTGACTACACCGGTGACGGGCGGGCCGACATCGTCGCCCGCACGCCGGCGGGAGATCTGTACCTGTACGCCGGGACGGGCAGCACCTCCGCCCCGTTCAAGCCCCGCCTCAAGGTGGGCTACGGCTGGCAGATCTACAGCAAGCTCGCAGCGATCGGGGACGTGGACGGTGACGGCAGAGGCGATCTCCTCGCAGCCGACCGCAGCGGCAACCTCTACCGCTACTCCTCGACCGGTGCCGCCACGGGGTCCGGGGCCTTCCGCGCCCGAGTCCGGATCGGCGGCGGCTGGAACATTTACCGCGAACTCCAGTGA